A DNA window from Sulfitobacter sp. BSw21498 contains the following coding sequences:
- the doeB gene encoding N(2)-acetyl-L-2,4-diaminobutanoate deacetylase DoeB, with the protein MRDNPISATIDFEGTGVQHGYLRLPYSRNDSAWGAIQIPVTQVKSGDGPCALLTGGNHGDEYEGPLALVELAQTLQAKDVTGSVIIIPFMNQPAFAAGTRVSPLDGVNMNRSFPGRPDGTPTQKIADYFQHVLLPMADVVLDFHSGGKTLDFLPFAACHTLEDADQQARCRAVRDAFNAPFSVEMREIDALGMYDDAAEAMGKTFVTTELGGGGTATPETAQIARKGVRNLLIHAGILEGQPVTAPSRVLSQDDDRCFHVTNHGGLVDFNVTLGQTVAEGDLIARLWDGQHTGVPPREIRAQMGGIMIARHHPGLTQPGDCLAVLATELT; encoded by the coding sequence TATAGCCGTAACGACAGTGCTTGGGGGGCGATCCAAATTCCGGTGACCCAAGTGAAAAGCGGCGACGGCCCCTGCGCCCTTCTGACAGGTGGCAATCACGGGGACGAATACGAAGGCCCGTTGGCCTTGGTCGAGCTTGCTCAGACATTGCAGGCCAAGGACGTCACCGGCTCCGTGATCATAATCCCGTTCATGAACCAGCCTGCCTTTGCGGCCGGCACGCGCGTGTCTCCGCTCGACGGGGTGAACATGAACCGCAGCTTTCCCGGTCGTCCCGATGGGACGCCCACGCAGAAGATCGCGGATTACTTTCAACACGTTCTTCTTCCGATGGCCGATGTAGTGCTTGATTTTCACTCGGGCGGCAAAACGCTTGATTTTCTTCCCTTTGCAGCCTGCCATACGCTGGAGGATGCGGACCAGCAGGCCCGCTGCCGCGCCGTGCGCGATGCGTTCAACGCGCCGTTCAGTGTCGAGATGCGCGAGATCGACGCGCTAGGCATGTACGACGATGCGGCAGAAGCTATGGGCAAGACTTTCGTCACCACCGAACTGGGCGGCGGTGGCACCGCCACGCCGGAAACGGCACAGATCGCTCGTAAAGGGGTGCGTAACCTGTTGATCCACGCCGGTATCCTTGAGGGGCAGCCCGTCACCGCCCCATCACGCGTCCTGTCTCAAGACGACGACCGCTGCTTTCATGTCACCAACCACGGTGGGCTCGTCGACTTCAACGTCACCCTTGGGCAAACCGTAGCCGAAGGCGACCTGATTGCACGTCTGTGGGACGGCCAGCACACCGGCGTCCCCCCGCGCGAGATCCGCGCCCAGATGGGGGGCATCATGATCGCCCGCCATCACCCCGGTCTGACACAGCCTGGCGATTGTCTTGCCGTGCTTGCCACCGAACTCACCTGA